The following are encoded together in the Chaetodon auriga isolate fChaAug3 chromosome 4, fChaAug3.hap1, whole genome shotgun sequence genome:
- the mettl14 gene encoding N(6)-adenosine-methyltransferase non-catalytic subunit METTL14 isoform X2, whose amino-acid sequence MLGAESADSIGAVLNSKDELKEIEETRETCRSSLDSSAVPSKRKSQTEGEDTEDDVEEQKDEVEVQQPDESNPYEEVYKDSSTFLKGTQSLNPHNDYCQHFVDTGHRPQNFIRDVGLADRFEEYPKLRELIRLKDELISTTNTPPMYLQADPEHFDLQDLKCKFDVILLEPPLEEYYRESGISHTERFWTWDDIMKLEIEEISALRSFVFLWCGSGEGLDLGRMCLRKWGFRRCEDICWIKTNKNNPGKTKALDPKAVFQRTKEHCLMGIKGTVRRSTDGDFIHANVDIDLIITEEPEMGNVEKPVEIFHIIEHFCLGRRRLHLFGRDSTIRPGWLTVGPTLTNSNFNPETYASHFSLPNSHLSGCTEEIERLRPKSPPAKLKSDRGGGAPRGGRGGPNAGRGGDRGRERNRPNFRGDRGGFRGRGGPHRGFPPR is encoded by the exons ATG CTGGGAGCTGAAAGCGCAGACAGTATTGGAGCTGTCCTTAACAGTAAAGATGAACTGAAAGAGATAGAGGAGACGAGAGAAACATGCAG gtcATCACTTGATAGTTCAGCTGTGCCTTCCAAAAGGAAGTCCCAGACGGAgggagaggacacagaggacgaCGTGGAAGAACAAAAG gatGAAGTGGAGGTGCAGCAGCCGGACGAAAGCAACCCATATGAGGAGGTGTACAAGGACTCAAGTACTTTCCTTAAG ggCACCCAGAGCTTGAACCCTCACAATGACTACTGTCAGCACTTCGTCGACACGGGGCACAGGCCACAAAACTTCATTCGAGATGTTG GCTTGGCTGACCGTTTTGAAGAATACCCTAAACTTCGAGAGCTCATCAGACTGAAGGACGAACTCATCTCCACCACCAACACCCCTCCCAT gtaCCTCCAGGCTGACCCAGAGCATTTTGACCTGCAGGACTTGAAGTGCAAGTTTGATGTAATTCTGCTTGAGCCTCCTTTAGAGGAATACTACAGAGAATCAGGCATCAGCCACACTGAACGTTTCTGGACCTGGGATGAT ATCATGAAACTGGAAATCGAGGAGATATCAGCTCTGCgttcctttgtctttctctggtGTGGCTCTGGTGAGGGCCTGGACTTGGGCAGAATG TGTCTGAGGAAGTGGGGCTTTAGGCGGTGTGAAGACATCTGTTGGATCAAGACCAACAAGAATAACCCAGGCAAGACCAAGGCACTAGATCCAAAAGCAGTCTTCCAGAGGACCaag GAACACTGCCTCATGGGAATCAAAGGAACAGTGCGCAGGAGTACTGATGGTGACTTCATCCATGCCAATGTGGACATTGACTTGATTATCACAGAGGAGCCCGAGATGGGAAACGTGGAGAAGCCTGTGGAGATCTTCCACATCATCGAGCATTTCTGTTTGGGCCGCAGGAGGTTGCACCTCTTTGGGCGAGACTCAACCATCAGGCCAG GCTGGCTGACAGTGGGTCCCACTTTGACAAATAGTAACTTTAACCCAGAGACCTACGCCTCACATTTTTCCTTGCCCAACTCCCACCTATCCGGCTGCACCGAGGAAATAGAGAGGCTGCGGCCCAAATCTCCCCCTGCTAAGCTGAAGTCTGACCGTGGTGGCGGAGCACCCAGAGGGGGACGTGGAGGGCCAAATGCAGGaagaggtggagacagaggccGTGAAAGAAACCGACCAAATTTCCGTGGAGACAGGGGAGGATTCAGGGGCAGGGGAGGGCCACATCGGGGTTTTCCACCTCGCTAG
- the mettl14 gene encoding N(6)-adenosine-methyltransferase non-catalytic subunit METTL14 isoform X1, protein MNSRLQEIRERQKLRRQLLAQQLGAESADSIGAVLNSKDELKEIEETRETCRSSLDSSAVPSKRKSQTEGEDTEDDVEEQKDEVEVQQPDESNPYEEVYKDSSTFLKGTQSLNPHNDYCQHFVDTGHRPQNFIRDVGLADRFEEYPKLRELIRLKDELISTTNTPPMYLQADPEHFDLQDLKCKFDVILLEPPLEEYYRESGISHTERFWTWDDIMKLEIEEISALRSFVFLWCGSGEGLDLGRMCLRKWGFRRCEDICWIKTNKNNPGKTKALDPKAVFQRTKEHCLMGIKGTVRRSTDGDFIHANVDIDLIITEEPEMGNVEKPVEIFHIIEHFCLGRRRLHLFGRDSTIRPGWLTVGPTLTNSNFNPETYASHFSLPNSHLSGCTEEIERLRPKSPPAKLKSDRGGGAPRGGRGGPNAGRGGDRGRERNRPNFRGDRGGFRGRGGPHRGFPPR, encoded by the exons ATGAACAGTCGACTCCAAGAGATTCGCGAGCGACAAAAACTTAGGCGGCAGCTTTTAGCTCAACAG CTGGGAGCTGAAAGCGCAGACAGTATTGGAGCTGTCCTTAACAGTAAAGATGAACTGAAAGAGATAGAGGAGACGAGAGAAACATGCAG gtcATCACTTGATAGTTCAGCTGTGCCTTCCAAAAGGAAGTCCCAGACGGAgggagaggacacagaggacgaCGTGGAAGAACAAAAG gatGAAGTGGAGGTGCAGCAGCCGGACGAAAGCAACCCATATGAGGAGGTGTACAAGGACTCAAGTACTTTCCTTAAG ggCACCCAGAGCTTGAACCCTCACAATGACTACTGTCAGCACTTCGTCGACACGGGGCACAGGCCACAAAACTTCATTCGAGATGTTG GCTTGGCTGACCGTTTTGAAGAATACCCTAAACTTCGAGAGCTCATCAGACTGAAGGACGAACTCATCTCCACCACCAACACCCCTCCCAT gtaCCTCCAGGCTGACCCAGAGCATTTTGACCTGCAGGACTTGAAGTGCAAGTTTGATGTAATTCTGCTTGAGCCTCCTTTAGAGGAATACTACAGAGAATCAGGCATCAGCCACACTGAACGTTTCTGGACCTGGGATGAT ATCATGAAACTGGAAATCGAGGAGATATCAGCTCTGCgttcctttgtctttctctggtGTGGCTCTGGTGAGGGCCTGGACTTGGGCAGAATG TGTCTGAGGAAGTGGGGCTTTAGGCGGTGTGAAGACATCTGTTGGATCAAGACCAACAAGAATAACCCAGGCAAGACCAAGGCACTAGATCCAAAAGCAGTCTTCCAGAGGACCaag GAACACTGCCTCATGGGAATCAAAGGAACAGTGCGCAGGAGTACTGATGGTGACTTCATCCATGCCAATGTGGACATTGACTTGATTATCACAGAGGAGCCCGAGATGGGAAACGTGGAGAAGCCTGTGGAGATCTTCCACATCATCGAGCATTTCTGTTTGGGCCGCAGGAGGTTGCACCTCTTTGGGCGAGACTCAACCATCAGGCCAG GCTGGCTGACAGTGGGTCCCACTTTGACAAATAGTAACTTTAACCCAGAGACCTACGCCTCACATTTTTCCTTGCCCAACTCCCACCTATCCGGCTGCACCGAGGAAATAGAGAGGCTGCGGCCCAAATCTCCCCCTGCTAAGCTGAAGTCTGACCGTGGTGGCGGAGCACCCAGAGGGGGACGTGGAGGGCCAAATGCAGGaagaggtggagacagaggccGTGAAAGAAACCGACCAAATTTCCGTGGAGACAGGGGAGGATTCAGGGGCAGGGGAGGGCCACATCGGGGTTTTCCACCTCGCTAG